Genomic window (Deinococcus sp. YIM 134068):
TACCGCTCGTAGGCGCGGCGGGTGATCGGGAAGGTCTGGCCCTGGTCCAGCACCGCCCGCGCCCCGTCGTTGTAGGCCACCCGGCCAATCCGGTACCGCCCCCCGTCACGCACGAGGGACACGTCCGCCACGGTGTCCGGCGCGCCCGGTGCCTGACAGCGGACGTGCCTGACGAGGACGGGCAGGCCGCCCATGTCGTGGACCTCCCGCACGTACCACCGCCCGGCCTCAGCCGCCCCCGCCAGGAGAGCCAGTGCCAACGCCCCGGCCCTCGCCCCCCCCGTCCATGTCCACCCTGAGTTCCCGCCGCACCAGTTTTCCGAGGGCATTCCTCGGCAATTCTTCCACGAGGACGACGCGGGTGGGCCGCAACATGCGCGGGAGGTGCCGGAACTCCCCCTCCAGGCTGTCCCGCGTCACGCCGGGGCCGTCCCGCACGACCAGCACCGCGAGGCTCTGCCCGTACTCCTCGCTGGGAATCCCCACCACCGCACACTCGCGCACGCCGGGCAGCGCCGCGAGGCGGGCCTCCAGCGCCTCCGGGGAAACGTTCTCGCCGCCGACGATGATCAGGTCGTCCCGCCGCCCGGCGAGCGTCAGCCGCCCGGAGGGGGTGAGGCTGCCCAGGTCGCCCGTGCCCCACGCCAGGGCCGGTCCACCCGCCACCATCTCCCCGCGCACGACCACCTCGCCGACCTCGCTGGGGGGGGCGGGCGTGCCGTCGGCGCGGCGGATGAGGACATGCACGCCGGGCAGAACGTAACCCACGCTCTCCGGCGCGGCGAGCAGGTGTTCGGGGGTCGCCGCCGAGATCAGCCCGGTCTCGCTCGTGCCGTAGAGGTTGAAGAGGACCGGCCCGAAGCGCGACAGGGCACGTCGGGCGAGGTCGGGGCGCAGGGGCGCGGAGCCGCAGACGATGGTCCTGAGCCGTCCCGCTTGGCCGGGATGGGGCGTCTCCAGCAGGCGGTACAGCACCGTGGGCACGAGGACGAGCACCTCGATGTCCTCCTCCGCGAGTGCCCGCCAGTACGCCTCAGCCGTGCCGCGCGGGAAGAGGTGCAGGGGTGCGCCCATCGTCAGGCTCAGCCCCAGGGTGGTCAGCCCGTGCCCGTGGAAGAGGGGCAGGGTGAGCAGCGTCGGGGCGCGGGCGCGGAGCCGCAGCCGGGTCAGGAGGGCCGTCACCGTTCCCAGCACCTCGGCGGGGACGACGCGGCGCTCGACGGCCTTCGGTGGCCCGGTGCTGCCGGAACTCAGGAGGACGAGGCGGCCAGGGCGGGGCCGGGGGAGTCGCCAGGGGCGGGGGGAGGCGTCGGGCGTTGTCTGCTGTGAGAGCGCCCTCGCCTCAGAAATCGGCCACAGGGGGAGGTTCGCGCCCATCTCCCGCAGGCCGGGAACGAACTCGTCGTCCACCACGAGGAGGGCGAGGGCCTGGGCACGGCAGACCTCCAGCGTCTGCGCGGCGGAGAAGGACGTATTGAGCAGCACGGTCCGCACGCCCAGCCGCGCGCAGGCGAGCAGGGTGGCGACGAACGCGGCATGGTTGCGCGCGAGGAGGCCGACGCCCTCACCCGGTCCCACCTGCCCGGCGAGCGCATCCGCGATCTGGTCGGCGCGGGCGACCAGCCCTCCGAAGGTCGTGGTCTCCCCCGGTTCGACGAGGGCCGGACTGTCCGGGAAGCGTGCGGCGGACCACGCGGCCACGCTGTAAAGCGAGACGCCGTGCCGGGCGGTGACGGCAAGCCACAACCGCAGGGCACGCAAGGGGCTTGGGTGGAGCAGCCCGGTCCGCCACACGGCGCGCAACGCCCCGAACAGGGCACTCACCCCCGCCCCTCGCGCTGACGCTCCAGCGTTTCGAGGTGACTCAGCGCGCGGCCCAGGGGACCGGGGAGGAGGAGGGCCGCGAGTTCCTGCCCGGCCAGCCACCACGGGGCCACCCGCTCGCGGGGCCGCACGACCGCGCCCGCGACCGCCTGCGCCGCCTCCAGCGGGGTGAGGGCCGGGGCATGTCGGTACAGCCCGGCGACGTCGCTCATGCGCGTGCGGACGAGGGGCAGGTACACGCTGCTGACCCACACGCCCCGGTCCCGCAGCTCCGACCCCACGCTCCGCACCCACAGGTCGAAGCCCGCCTTGCTCCCCTGGTACGACGCCCAACGGGGCGCGGCGGGGGGCCTGGCGGAGACGGTGGAGACGTTGACCACCCCTCCCCCGCCCTGGGCCACCATGCGCGGCAGCAGCGCGAGGAGCAGCGCCGCCGGACCCGTGAGGTTGACCGCCAGCGAGCGCTCCAGATCGCGGCGCTCGGCGGCGGCCAGCGCGGGGCGGCGGATGGACCGCCCGGCGTTGCTGATCACGAGGTCGATGCGCGGGTGCCTGCGCTCGACCTCCGCCACGAGCGGCGCGATGTCCTCCGGGCGCGACAGGTCCAGCCGGTAGGCATGCGCGCGTCCCCCCGCCGCCTCAATGTCCCCCGCCACGGCGTGCAGCCTCTCCCCCGTCCGGGCGAGGAGCAGCACCTCCGCCCCCGCCTCCGCCAGCAGCCGCGCGGTCGCCTCCCCGATCCCGAACGACGCCCCGGTGACGAGGACCGTCCTGCCCTCCACCACGCGGCGCAGCGTCCCCACGTCCCGGCAACTCGGCGGCGAGAGGAGAAGGCGGGCGAGGCCGGGCATGGGTTCTTTTGTGTATCACAGGGAGGAGCGGTCAGCCGTCAGCCGTCAGCCGTCAGCGAGAGGGAGGCGGGGGCGGGGGCTGTGACCGGACGGACGTTTTGCTCCCTCTTCTCTTGCTCCTGTTGCAAGAGAGGGGCGGGCAGGGGGTGGCGAGCACTCTCCACTCTCCTCCCCGACAGCAAAAACGCTTTCCTTCTCAAAGCATGTCCTTGTCCCTTCCGCCCCAACTCAACCCGCGCGCAGGGCCTCGTGGATGGGCTGACGGCTCACGGCCCAGGCGACGGGGAGGGCGGCGAGGAGGCCGATCAGGGCGCTGACGGCCAGCACCGCCGCCAGAACGCCCGGCGTGAGGACGGCGGCCCGGACGCCCACGGTTCGCGCGGTAAGGGCACCCACGCCCAGGGCCAGCGGGGCACCCAGGACCACCCCCGCCATCCCCCCGGCCCCCGAGAGCAGGAGGCCGTCGAGGACGAGCAGCCCCGCCGCCCGCGCGGGCCGCAGCCCCAGCGCCCGCAGGGTCGCGAGTTCGGCGCGGCGTTCGAAGCCCGTCGCCGTGAGGGTGGTCAGCACGCCGAGGAAGCCCACGAGCAGGGCCACCCCGGCGATGGCCCGTTGCAGGAGTTCCGCGCTTCTCAGCAGGCTCGCCAGCACGTCCCGGAAGGCCCCCTGCGTCTGAACCTCCCCGTCCACGTGTTCGCGCAGCGCCCGTTCCACGCGCCCCACGTCCGCCTCCCGTTCCACCTCCACGGCGACGAGGGAGATCAGGCCGGGCACCCCCAGCGCCCGCTGGAGCGTGCCGAGCGGGGCGATCACGAAGGCGTCGGTGAGCGTGTCCGTGGGGGCCAGCACACCGATCACCCGGACCCGCGCCTCCCCCGCGAGGGTGGTCTCGTCCCCCACCCGGACGCCGAGCTGCCGGGCCACCC
Coding sequences:
- a CDS encoding ABC transporter permease encodes the protein MGFLEPRDEDMGVAVLGDRVARQLGVRVGDETTLAGEARVRVIGVLAPTDTLTDAFVIAPLGTLQRALGVPGLISLVAVEVEREADVGRVERALREHVDGEVQTQGAFRDVLASLLRSAELLQRAIAGVALLVGFLGVLTTLTATGFERRAELATLRALGLRPARAAGLLVLDGLLLSGAGGMAGVVLGAPLALGVGALTARTVGVRAAVLTPGVLAAVLAVSALIGLLAALPVAWAVSRQPIHEALRAG
- a CDS encoding SDR family NAD(P)-dependent oxidoreductase, whose product is MPGLARLLLSPPSCRDVGTLRRVVEGRTVLVTGASFGIGEATARLLAEAGAEVLLLARTGERLHAVAGDIEAAGGRAHAYRLDLSRPEDIAPLVAEVERRHPRIDLVISNAGRSIRRPALAAAERRDLERSLAVNLTGPAALLLALLPRMVAQGGGGVVNVSTVSARPPAAPRWASYQGSKAGFDLWVRSVGSELRDRGVWVSSVYLPLVRTRMSDVAGLYRHAPALTPLEAAQAVAGAVVRPRERVAPWWLAGQELAALLLPGPLGRALSHLETLERQREGRG
- a CDS encoding class I adenylate-forming enzyme family protein, whose product is MSALFGALRAVWRTGLLHPSPLRALRLWLAVTARHGVSLYSVAAWSAARFPDSPALVEPGETTTFGGLVARADQIADALAGQVGPGEGVGLLARNHAAFVATLLACARLGVRTVLLNTSFSAAQTLEVCRAQALALLVVDDEFVPGLREMGANLPLWPISEARALSQQTTPDASPRPWRLPRPRPGRLVLLSSGSTGPPKAVERRVVPAEVLGTVTALLTRLRLRARAPTLLTLPLFHGHGLTTLGLSLTMGAPLHLFPRGTAEAYWRALAEEDIEVLVLVPTVLYRLLETPHPGQAGRLRTIVCGSAPLRPDLARRALSRFGPVLFNLYGTSETGLISAATPEHLLAAPESVGYVLPGVHVLIRRADGTPAPPSEVGEVVVRGEMVAGGPALAWGTGDLGSLTPSGRLTLAGRRDDLIIVGGENVSPEALEARLAALPGVRECAVVGIPSEEYGQSLAVLVVRDGPGVTRDSLEGEFRHLPRMLRPTRVVLVEELPRNALGKLVRRELRVDMDGGGEGRGVGTGSPGGGG